The Hyperolius riggenbachi isolate aHypRig1 chromosome 3, aHypRig1.pri, whole genome shotgun sequence genome window below encodes:
- the LOC137562157 gene encoding beta-1,3-galactosyltransferase 2-like, whose protein sequence is MVNRRYTLLALFLLFFFGVLYHFQNQKSSLISIFSQTHFTTTKLPKKENQRPVNNQTYPAFRHPLAPPYPYPYEFLINQPDKCKDRTPFLVILISGRLNELEARNAIRATWGNESNYDVDVLRLFSLGFLGSVSDRTQLMLEEESKAFGDIIQQDFMDTSYNLTLKSLMGIEWVTKFCPKASYAIKTDNDMFLNVDYLVHKLLHPELPVRQNYITGLIVSGTAPSRNKAYKYYLPTEVYPNNTFPTYCAGSGYVFSADMAQKMYDISQEIRVIPIEDAFNGICLHELHIPPTIPPQGIFNGHHIQYNRCQFHKLITAHQYTSDQLRSMWQDFWTLKSSGCT, encoded by the coding sequence ATGGTGAATCGCCGATATACCCTCCTTGCACtctttctgctttttttctttgGAGTCTTGTACCACTTTCAGAATCAAAAATCATCTCTGATAAGTATTTTTTcacaaacacattttactactaccaaattaccaaaaaaagaaaaccaaCGGCCTGTGAACAATCAGACCTATCCAGCCTTCCGCCATCCTCTGGCCCCACCTTACCCATATCCGTATGAGTTCCTCATCAACCAGCCAGATAAATGCAAAGACAGAACTCCTTTCCTGGTCATACTTATAAGTGGTAGACTCAATGAACTGGAGGCTAGAAACGCCATACGGGCAACCTGGGGCAATGAAAGTAACTATGATGTTGACGTGCTGAGGTTATTTTCGCTGGGATTTTTAGGTTCTGTCTCTGACAGAACTCAATTGATGCTGGAAGAGGAAAGTAAAGCCTTTGGAGATATAATTCAACAAGACTTCATGGACACATCCTACAATCTGACCCTAAAGTCCTTAATGGGCATAGAGTGGGTAACTAAGTTCTGCCCTAAAGCCAGCTATGCGATAAAAACTGACAATGATATGTTCCTCAACGTTGACTATCTGGTTCACAAGCTTCTTCATCCAGAGCTTCCAGTCCGTCAAAACTATATTACAGGATTAATAGTATCCGGGACAGCACCATCAAGGAACAAAGCATATAAATACTATCTCCCTACGGAAGTCTACCCCAATAACACTTTCCCAACCTACTGTGCTGGGTCTGGATATGTCTTCTCAGCTGACATGGcccaaaaaatgtatgatatatcaCAAGAGATTCGAGTCATCCCTATAGAGGATGCTTTTAATGGGATTTGTCTGCATGAGCTTCATATTCCACCCACAATACCTCCTCAGGGTATATTCAATGGTCATCACATACAATATAACCGATGTCAATTTCACAAGCTTATAACGGCACATCAATATACGAGCGATCAGTTGAGGAGTATGTGGCAAGACTTTTGGACTTTGAAATCCTCAGGCTGCACGTGA